One stretch of Halobaculum marinum DNA includes these proteins:
- a CDS encoding DUF998 domain-containing protein, with translation MSQLESTAEPVFSIRGVTFAPRTLAGIFFFALAAQFMTVIMLAAAMVPGYDFRAAAISDLGVFPETALLFNGSLVVVGVFNLLGGYFFYRTHGKRWLLAIFALAGIGAVGAGLFPLDTGGLHGLAALLAFVFFNVQAIGSATRLDGVMRALAVLAGGLGLVFVVLMALGDGGNTAAFGPIGHGGTERMIVYPVMLWLVAFGGYLLSESGHGTVSTR, from the coding sequence ATGAGCCAACTCGAATCCACAGCAGAGCCGGTGTTCTCGATTCGCGGCGTGACGTTCGCGCCCCGAACACTGGCGGGTATCTTCTTTTTCGCACTCGCTGCACAGTTCATGACTGTCATCATGCTCGCGGCCGCGATGGTGCCTGGATACGATTTCCGCGCGGCTGCGATCAGTGACCTCGGGGTATTCCCGGAGACGGCACTCTTGTTCAACGGCTCACTCGTCGTTGTCGGCGTGTTCAATCTCCTCGGTGGGTACTTCTTCTACCGAACCCACGGGAAGCGCTGGCTGCTGGCCATCTTCGCGTTGGCGGGCATCGGTGCCGTCGGTGCTGGCCTCTTCCCGCTGGACACCGGTGGACTGCACGGCCTCGCCGCGTTGCTCGCGTTCGTGTTCTTCAACGTGCAGGCCATCGGGAGCGCGACTCGCCTTGATGGCGTCATGCGGGCACTGGCGGTTCTCGCCGGCGGGCTGGGACTCGTCTTCGTGGTGTTGATGGCCCTCGGTGATGGTGGGAACACCGCCGCATTCGGACCCATCGGTCACGGTGGGACTGAGCGGATGATCGTCTACCCGGTGATGCTCTGGCTGGTCGCCTTCGGCGGCTATTTACTCAGTGAGAGCGGCCACGGGACCGTCTCCACTCGGTAG